The Halanaerobium praevalens DSM 2228 genome contains a region encoding:
- the trmD gene encoding tRNA (guanosine(37)-N1)-methyltransferase TrmD codes for MFFDILTLFPEMFVGPFSESILKRARKKDLIDIRTINIRDFATDKHHKTDEPPYGGGAGMVMKAEPIFKAWQDTQNKREVKTKTILMSPQGEELNQKIVKDLSQEKGLTIICGRYEGVDERVRETIVDQELSIGDYVLTGGELPAMVLVDSISRLLTGVLGAEDSSKKDSFYNGLLEHPHYTRPREFKGLKVPSVLVSGNHQLIERWRKKESLKRTFLRRKDLLENKELSNLEQELLKEIKLELKGEVNE; via the coding sequence ATGTTTTTTGATATTTTAACTCTTTTTCCCGAAATGTTTGTAGGACCTTTTAGTGAAAGTATTTTAAAAAGGGCTAGAAAAAAAGACTTAATTGATATTAGAACAATTAATATTCGTGATTTTGCTACAGATAAACACCATAAAACAGATGAGCCACCATATGGTGGTGGAGCTGGTATGGTAATGAAAGCAGAACCGATCTTTAAGGCCTGGCAGGATACTCAAAATAAAAGAGAAGTCAAAACAAAAACAATTTTAATGAGTCCACAGGGAGAAGAACTAAATCAAAAAATCGTTAAAGATCTGAGCCAAGAAAAAGGTTTAACAATAATTTGCGGCCGTTATGAAGGTGTAGACGAAAGAGTGAGAGAAACTATTGTTGACCAGGAACTTTCTATTGGTGATTATGTTTTAACTGGTGGAGAACTGCCAGCAATGGTACTCGTTGACTCAATTTCTAGACTTTTAACTGGTGTTTTAGGAGCTGAGGATTCTTCTAAAAAAGATTCATTTTATAATGGACTTTTAGAACATCCTCATTATACTAGACCACGAGAATTTAAAGGCCTAAAAGTTCCTTCAGTTTTAGTTAGTGGTAATCATCAATTAATTGAGCGCTGGCGTAAAAAAGAATCTTTAAAAAGAACTTTTCTAAGAAGAAAAGATTTGCTGGAAAATAAAGAACTTAGTAATTTAGAACAGGAATTACTTAAAGAAATAAAGCTGGAACTAAAGGGTGAAGTTAATGAGTAA
- a CDS encoding RNA methyltransferase produces the protein MSKIEADIYLGLVHNPIYNKLGEVITTTVTNYDLHDISRAAKTYDVKKYYIINNLKSQQELVARVRDYWTGGRGADYVYNRHQAFSVLEIASELEEVKAKIKAETGQEPLLIATDAREYPNTISYKNMRQELEKIDRPFLIIYGTGYGLTEEIIADCDYILYPIWGRGDFNHLSVRSAASIIMDRLLADPWWEA, from the coding sequence ATGAGTAAAATTGAGGCAGATATCTATTTGGGTTTAGTCCATAATCCCATTTATAACAAATTGGGCGAAGTTATAACAACAACTGTAACTAATTATGATTTACATGATATCTCAAGGGCTGCAAAGACTTATGATGTCAAAAAATATTATATAATCAATAATTTAAAATCACAGCAGGAATTAGTAGCTAGAGTTAGAGATTACTGGACTGGTGGTCGTGGTGCAGATTATGTTTATAATCGTCATCAGGCTTTTTCTGTTCTCGAAATTGCTTCTGAATTAGAAGAAGTTAAAGCAAAAATAAAGGCAGAAACAGGTCAAGAACCTCTTTTAATAGCTACAGATGCTCGTGAATACCCTAATACTATCTCTTATAAAAATATGAGGCAAGAATTAGAGAAAATTGATCGTCCTTTTTTAATTATTTATGGTACAGGTTATGGGTTAACAGAAGAGATAATTGCTGATTGTGATTATATACTTTATCCTATTTGGGGTAGAGGAGATTTTAATCATCTTTCAGTTAGAAGTGCTGCTTCAATAATTATGGATCGTTTATTAGCTGACCCCTGGTGGGAAGCCTAA
- the rplS gene encoding 50S ribosomal protein L19 has protein sequence MNIINEIEKEQIRADIPEFAVGDTLDLKVLISEGGKERLQPFKGVVIRRNGGGLSETFTIRKIAHGVGVERTFPLHTSKLEEINVVRRGDVRKSRLYYLRDRRGKASRIKEKREQRK, from the coding sequence ATGAATATTATCAATGAAATAGAAAAAGAACAAATTCGTGCTGATATTCCCGAATTTGCTGTTGGAGATACATTAGATCTAAAAGTTCTAATCTCTGAAGGTGGAAAAGAAAGACTACAGCCATTTAAAGGTGTTGTAATTAGAAGAAATGGTGGCGGTTTAAGCGAAACTTTTACTATTCGTAAAATTGCTCATGGTGTAGGAGTGGAAAGAACTTTCCCACTACATACTTCTAAGCTTGAAGAAATTAATGTAGTTCGCCGTGGTGATGTAAGAAAGTCACGTCTTTACTATCTGCGTGATAGAAGAGGTAAAGCTTCAAGAATTAAAGAAAAAAGAGAGCAAAGAAAATAA
- the ylqF gene encoding ribosome biogenesis GTPase YlqF, protein MIQWYPGHMAKAKRILKDDLKMVDIVIEVADARIPVSSQNPDLKKLISKQTKVTVLNKKDLADPNYNQKWLQYFSEKNSEAAVLINSLTGEGVSDLKSVLNNTYDQIAAKLAKKGRNPRRLRAMIIGIPNVGKSALINLLAGSKITTIGDKPGVTRGRQWVNVGQKIRLLDTPGILWPKFSDEDKAYKLALTGAISNDIYDAELAAYKLIKFIIEINSQLLLDTYNLDFLEAHPYDILADIARKRGCLMTGGKVDRNRAAKIIINDFQAAKLGKITLEKPDNLEVGNKNE, encoded by the coding sequence ATGATACAATGGTATCCTGGCCATATGGCCAAAGCAAAAAGAATATTAAAAGATGATCTCAAAATGGTTGATATTGTAATTGAAGTTGCTGATGCAAGAATTCCCGTAAGTAGTCAAAACCCTGATTTGAAAAAATTGATTAGTAAGCAAACTAAAGTAACTGTTTTAAATAAAAAGGACCTTGCTGATCCTAATTATAACCAAAAATGGCTGCAATATTTTTCAGAAAAGAATTCGGAAGCCGCAGTTTTAATTAATTCTTTAACTGGAGAAGGTGTTAGTGACTTAAAGAGCGTTTTAAATAATACTTATGATCAAATTGCAGCTAAATTAGCTAAAAAAGGGAGAAACCCTCGTCGTTTAAGAGCAATGATTATTGGGATTCCCAATGTTGGCAAATCAGCTTTAATTAATTTATTAGCTGGTTCTAAAATAACTACTATTGGTGATAAACCTGGAGTGACAAGGGGAAGACAGTGGGTTAATGTTGGTCAAAAAATTAGATTACTTGATACTCCTGGTATTTTATGGCCTAAATTTTCAGATGAAGACAAAGCTTATAAATTAGCTTTAACTGGAGCGATTAGTAATGATATTTATGATGCTGAATTAGCTGCTTATAAATTAATTAAATTTATAATTGAAATTAATTCGCAATTATTATTAGACACTTATAATTTAGATTTTTTAGAAGCACATCCTTATGATATTTTAGCTGATATTGCCCGCAAAAGAGGTTGTTTGATGACAGGTGGTAAAGTTGATCGCAATCGAGCTGCAAAAATAATAATTAATGATTTTCAAGCTGCTAAATTAGGTAAAATAACTTTAGAAAAACCTGATAATTTAGAAGTAGGAAATAAAAATGAATAA
- a CDS encoding ribonuclease HII: MNNSLDFDLNRVSELTIKELKNKCSNLELKQELISVIKVLKKDSRKGVQKIAAKLERKIAKKEAIVTKWEKMQQLEKEYSQKGYQVIIGIDEAGRGPLAGPVVAAAVLLDPQNKIYGLDDSKKLNLTKRENLFKQIKAKAKVGIGQATSSEIDKYNIREATFTAMKRAVKDLLPKLQKQPDLLLIDGNAVIPGLTVEQESIIDGDAKVNNIAAASIIAKVSRDKLIYKYAEEFPEYNLESNKGYGTAEHIAALKKYGSTPIHRKSFARVPD, encoded by the coding sequence ATGAATAATTCACTAGATTTTGATTTAAATAGAGTAAGTGAGCTAACAATTAAAGAATTAAAAAATAAATGTTCTAATTTAGAGCTAAAGCAAGAGTTAATTAGCGTGATTAAGGTTTTAAAAAAAGATTCCCGCAAAGGGGTTCAAAAAATTGCAGCTAAATTAGAGCGTAAAATTGCTAAAAAAGAAGCCATAGTCACTAAGTGGGAAAAAATGCAGCAGCTTGAAAAAGAGTATAGTCAAAAAGGATATCAAGTAATTATTGGGATTGATGAAGCAGGCCGAGGCCCATTAGCTGGTCCAGTAGTTGCTGCAGCAGTTCTTTTAGATCCTCAAAATAAAATTTATGGTTTAGATGATTCGAAAAAGTTAAATTTAACTAAAAGAGAAAATTTATTTAAGCAGATTAAAGCTAAAGCTAAAGTTGGAATAGGCCAGGCTACAAGTAGTGAAATTGATAAATATAATATTAGAGAAGCTACTTTTACTGCCATGAAAAGGGCAGTAAAAGATCTTTTGCCTAAATTACAAAAACAACCTGATTTATTACTTATCGATGGCAATGCAGTTATTCCTGGACTAACAGTTGAACAAGAATCAATTATTGATGGAGATGCTAAGGTTAATAATATAGCAGCTGCTTCTATAATTGCTAAGGTAAGTAGAGATAAACTTATTTATAAATATGCTGAAGAATTTCCAGAGTATAATTTAGAATCAAATAAGGGTTATGGAACTGCAGAACATATTGCTGCTTTAAAAAAATATGGTTCTACCCCTATTCATCGTAAATCTTTTGCTAGAGTTCCAGATTAA
- a CDS encoding QueT transporter family protein, with amino-acid sequence MDTKRLARGAAITALYIVITYFLAPVSFGPIQFRAAEALTVLPIIFPEAVPALFLGVLLANIVGGLGLVDIVCGSLVTLIAAYVTYRNRNNIFAYLSPILFNAFLISIYLHLLFDLPYWLNVIQIGLSEAAVVLILGVPLIKYLKKHF; translated from the coding sequence ATGGATACAAAAAGATTAGCTAGAGGAGCTGCGATTACGGCTTTATACATTGTTATTACTTATTTTTTGGCACCTGTTAGCTTTGGACCAATTCAATTTAGAGCAGCTGAGGCTTTAACTGTTTTACCAATTATTTTTCCAGAAGCTGTTCCAGCTTTATTTTTAGGTGTGCTTTTAGCCAATATAGTAGGTGGTTTAGGTTTAGTTGATATAGTTTGTGGGAGTTTAGTGACTCTGATAGCTGCTTATGTTACTTATAGAAATAGAAATAATATTTTTGCTTATTTGAGTCCTATTTTATTTAATGCTTTTTTAATTAGTATTTATTTACATCTTTTATTTGATCTGCCATATTGGCTAAATGTAATTCAGATTGGCTTAAGTGAAGCAGCAGTAGTTTTAATTTTAGGGGTTCCTTTAATTAAATATTTAAAGAAGCATTTCTGA
- a CDS encoding YifB family Mg chelatase-like AAA ATPase, with protein MYSYVYSAVIHGVKAKMVKVEVDISRGLPCFKIVGLAGKTVQESAKRVRSALINSGFEWPVKKITINLAPGNLNKYGSHFDLAIAAVLLECSGQIKIENKEQKIFAGELNLNGNLNHVRGILSMLLVAQKNNYSEAIIAKANQKESLLVKNINSYLIDHLHELNNLTKKYNKKPLTKKNQTKTTNYPDLNQIKGQKTAKNAIITAAAGGHNLLLIGPPGCGKTILAESIVKLLEPLTKKELLETASIYSINDSLAELNLEKKYRPFVAPHHSITSAALIGGGRIPGPGEISMAHNGVLFLDELPEFKNNVLANLREPLEKKRIKIVRQQGSYFFPANFQFLAAMNPCPCGFAGVKNRKCRCSERDIVRYQQKLSGPLKDRIDLQIEVLPLKKEELLENNKSDSKIDYYQKVKNARKMQAKRYKNTSLKNNSQLMLKDIDQYCQLESSSQAILNQAYQKLQLSVRGYIRLLRVARTIADLNQNLEITKSDLIKAIDFRWYAEKSEMLL; from the coding sequence ATGTATTCTTATGTCTATTCCGCAGTAATTCATGGTGTTAAAGCAAAAATGGTTAAAGTTGAAGTTGATATTTCAAGAGGATTACCTTGCTTTAAAATCGTTGGTTTAGCTGGAAAAACTGTCCAAGAATCTGCCAAAAGAGTAAGGTCAGCGCTTATCAATTCAGGTTTTGAGTGGCCTGTTAAAAAAATTACTATCAATTTAGCCCCAGGCAACTTAAATAAATATGGTTCTCATTTTGATTTAGCAATTGCAGCAGTCTTATTAGAATGTTCAGGCCAAATTAAAATAGAAAATAAAGAACAAAAAATTTTTGCAGGAGAATTAAATTTAAATGGTAATTTAAATCATGTTAGAGGTATCTTATCTATGTTATTAGTTGCTCAAAAAAATAATTATTCAGAAGCTATAATTGCCAAAGCTAATCAAAAAGAATCTCTATTAGTAAAAAATATAAATTCATATTTAATAGATCATTTACATGAGCTTAATAATCTTACTAAAAAGTATAACAAAAAGCCGCTAACTAAAAAAAATCAAACTAAAACAACAAATTATCCTGATCTTAATCAAATTAAAGGTCAAAAAACTGCTAAAAATGCAATAATTACAGCTGCTGCTGGGGGACATAATTTACTTTTGATTGGTCCTCCTGGTTGTGGTAAAACAATTTTGGCAGAATCAATAGTCAAGTTATTAGAACCTTTAACTAAAAAAGAATTATTAGAAACTGCCTCAATATATAGTATTAATGATAGCTTAGCAGAACTTAATTTAGAAAAGAAATACAGACCTTTTGTAGCTCCACACCATTCTATAACTTCTGCTGCTTTAATTGGAGGAGGTAGAATTCCAGGTCCTGGGGAAATTTCAATGGCCCATAATGGAGTTCTATTTTTAGACGAGTTACCAGAATTTAAAAATAATGTTTTAGCAAATTTGCGTGAGCCATTAGAAAAAAAGAGAATAAAAATTGTCCGTCAGCAGGGGAGCTATTTTTTTCCAGCTAATTTTCAGTTCTTAGCAGCCATGAATCCCTGCCCTTGTGGTTTTGCTGGAGTAAAAAATAGAAAATGTAGATGTTCTGAACGAGATATTGTTCGTTATCAACAAAAATTATCTGGTCCACTTAAAGATAGAATTGACCTCCAAATTGAAGTTTTACCCTTAAAAAAAGAAGAACTATTAGAAAATAATAAATCAGATTCAAAAATAGACTATTATCAAAAAGTAAAAAATGCCCGCAAAATGCAGGCAAAAAGATATAAAAATACTTCTTTAAAAAACAATTCACAATTAATGTTAAAAGATATAGATCAATACTGTCAGCTAGAATCTAGTTCTCAAGCAATCTTAAATCAAGCTTATCAAAAATTACAACTTAGTGTCAGAGGCTATATCAGATTACTTAGAGTAGCTAGAACTATTGCTGATTTAAATCAAAATTTAGAAATCACAAAAAGTGATTTAATTAAAGCAATTGATTTTAGGTGGTATGCAGAAAAATCAGAAATGCTTCTTTAA
- a CDS encoding YraN family protein, with the protein MALHNKLGQLGEDIAVKYLIKENYHIIQRNYRNKFGEIDIIASKNNYTIFIEVKSRSSENYIALAHSLHAKQIAHLKRAAIFYFAEKNIHLASIRFDLITIKINPDFKKIDKLKHYKNIIN; encoded by the coding sequence ATGGCACTTCATAATAAGCTTGGTCAACTTGGTGAAGATATTGCCGTTAAATACTTAATCAAAGAAAACTACCATATTATTCAAAGGAACTACCGCAATAAATTTGGAGAAATAGATATTATTGCTTCTAAAAATAATTATACTATTTTTATTGAAGTAAAAAGTAGAAGCTCTGAAAATTATATTGCCTTAGCTCATTCCCTTCATGCTAAACAAATTGCTCATCTTAAAAGAGCAGCCATCTTTTATTTTGCAGAAAAAAATATTCATTTAGCTTCCATTCGCTTTGATCTAATTACAATCAAAATTAACCCTGATTTTAAAAAAATAGATAAGCTTAAACATTATAAAAATATTATTAATTAA
- a CDS encoding TonB-dependent receptor plug domain-containing protein, translating to MFKKSVLVMLAALLIFSVTVSAQEEVLDLEEVVVTASRYEESIMDTPVSIEVIDEEEIEESNAQNVAELISSIAGVQITNYGGPAGSKTINIRGSDSNQVLVLIDGQSINTKMIGDVDLGQILISNVKRVEVLKGPASAIYGANALGGVVNIITKNGSDNEGLKLDLGIGSFNTYKTALNYGLVFDKSEVLITAETLNSDGFRDNPDNSGLDQYNISTKINYDLNQYDEFVFDIIYNNSDKEVPGKDKDGWRTPNAKQEDIMENYRITYNREKENYDLKSFLYYNDQETNYINPDSNTDNIHKKKKIGFDLSNTLFYKNNTLTYGFEIVNNELDSSQLPEIYDATNKAVFLENSYTKINNLKINTGIRYDDNEDYGSETNPRVSLLYSINNNNNIFASYGEAYRAPTFDELYWDESWLKGNPDLEPEKSKNYEIGIKSRLNNSKLEVVLFKNEIENEIIGYPNPTYKNIKESETDGLELSLSKNITDNLTLGYSHTYLDSRNVKTNKLLKDQYYNDISLAYRPKNYLVKFNVSHVGGRVEDLDNYTVCDLNFSKNIKVTERDYKVKLAVNNLFDQDYQVNDGYPMPGRNFMLNLSTKF from the coding sequence ATGTTTAAAAAGTCGGTTTTAGTTATGCTTGCAGCACTTTTAATTTTTTCAGTTACAGTAAGTGCGCAGGAGGAAGTTTTGGATTTAGAAGAAGTTGTTGTGACAGCAAGTAGGTATGAAGAAAGTATTATGGATACCCCAGTTAGTATTGAGGTTATTGATGAGGAGGAGATAGAAGAAAGCAATGCCCAGAATGTGGCAGAGTTAATTTCTTCTATTGCGGGAGTTCAAATTACAAATTATGGAGGACCAGCTGGTAGTAAAACTATTAATATTAGAGGAAGTGATTCTAATCAAGTATTAGTCTTGATAGATGGACAATCTATTAATACTAAAATGATTGGAGATGTTGACTTAGGTCAAATTTTAATTTCTAATGTAAAAAGAGTTGAAGTTTTAAAGGGTCCTGCTTCTGCTATTTATGGTGCTAACGCGTTGGGTGGAGTAGTTAATATAATAACTAAAAATGGTTCTGATAATGAGGGATTAAAATTAGATTTAGGTATAGGATCTTTTAACACTTATAAAACTGCTTTAAATTATGGTCTAGTTTTTGATAAATCTGAAGTTTTGATAACTGCAGAAACATTAAATTCAGATGGCTTTAGAGACAATCCAGATAATAGTGGTTTAGATCAATATAATATTTCTACAAAAATAAATTATGATTTAAATCAATATGATGAATTTGTTTTTGACATAATATATAATAATTCTGATAAAGAAGTTCCAGGTAAAGATAAAGATGGTTGGAGAACCCCCAATGCTAAACAAGAAGATATAATGGAAAATTATAGAATAACTTATAATAGAGAGAAAGAAAATTATGATTTGAAATCTTTTCTTTATTATAATGATCAGGAGACTAATTATATAAATCCTGATTCTAATACTGATAATATTCATAAAAAGAAAAAGATTGGTTTTGATTTGAGTAACACTTTATTTTATAAAAATAATACTTTAACATATGGATTTGAAATTGTAAATAATGAATTAGATAGTTCTCAATTACCTGAAATTTATGATGCAACTAATAAAGCTGTTTTTTTAGAAAATAGTTATACTAAAATTAATAATTTAAAAATAAATACAGGAATTAGATACGATGATAATGAAGATTATGGTTCAGAAACTAATCCAAGAGTCAGTTTATTATATAGTATAAATAATAATAATAATATATTTGCTTCATATGGAGAGGCATATAGGGCTCCAACTTTTGATGAATTGTATTGGGATGAATCTTGGTTAAAAGGTAATCCAGATTTAGAACCTGAAAAATCTAAAAACTATGAAATAGGTATCAAAAGTAGATTGAATAATAGTAAATTGGAAGTTGTCTTGTTTAAAAATGAAATTGAAAATGAAATTATTGGTTATCCAAATCCTACTTATAAAAATATTAAAGAATCTGAGACAGATGGTTTAGAGCTAAGTTTAAGTAAAAATATAACTGATAACTTAACATTAGGCTACAGTCATACTTACTTAGATAGTAGAAATGTTAAAACTAATAAACTGTTAAAAGATCAATATTATAACGATATTTCTTTAGCTTATAGACCAAAAAACTATTTGGTTAAATTTAATGTAAGTCATGTTGGTGGTCGAGTTGAGGATTTAGATAATTATACAGTTTGTGATTTAAACTTTTCTAAAAATATAAAAGTTACAGAAAGAGATTATAAAGTTAAATTAGCTGTTAATAATCTATTTGATCAGGACTATCAAGTTAATGACGGCTATCCAATGCCCGGCCGTAACTTCATGCTTAATCTAAGCACCAAATTCTAA
- a CDS encoding energy transducer TonB has product MRLLAEDIKPKEKKEVEIELLLSASKAFAGDLESEQQQTNGPAESSKPEVDKNSSAPKKEVTTEKTQIDKKVKEEVKKVEPVKKEVIETKKVTKTAKKQVKTKSKPKPKQNKVKAEPAKKVEKEAKNEEIEKETKTEAPAWLKDSKTKAKAETKAKNREKFDLDNFLEKIESEKDTENNNQSKSTAAKSKQESKQAANSSNSAADSQKTKTARAQTAESSENNKETADKGNSNKVYDLRQGNSDNLKKPGIKNYSQPKYPANLRKRDIEGKVIVSLRIDKKGQVHDLKISQSSGYESFDQAALKAVSNWEFKAAAKAGKKVEVIVNLPIRFKLN; this is encoded by the coding sequence TTGAGGCTTCTGGCAGAGGATATAAAACCTAAAGAAAAAAAAGAGGTAGAAATCGAACTATTATTATCTGCTTCTAAAGCTTTTGCTGGTGATTTAGAGTCAGAACAGCAGCAAACAAACGGGCCAGCAGAATCTTCAAAACCGGAAGTAGATAAAAATAGTTCAGCACCTAAAAAAGAAGTAACTACAGAAAAAACTCAAATCGATAAAAAAGTAAAAGAAGAAGTTAAAAAGGTTGAACCAGTTAAAAAAGAGGTTATTGAAACTAAAAAAGTTACAAAGACAGCCAAAAAGCAGGTAAAAACAAAATCTAAACCAAAGCCTAAACAAAATAAAGTTAAAGCAGAGCCAGCTAAAAAAGTGGAAAAAGAAGCAAAAAATGAAGAAATAGAAAAAGAAACTAAAACAGAAGCTCCAGCCTGGCTAAAAGATTCAAAAACTAAAGCAAAAGCTGAGACTAAAGCAAAGAATAGAGAAAAATTTGATTTAGATAATTTTCTAGAAAAAATAGAAAGTGAAAAAGACACTGAAAATAATAATCAGTCAAAATCAACTGCTGCTAAAAGTAAGCAGGAGTCAAAGCAAGCAGCAAATAGCTCTAATTCAGCTGCAGATAGTCAAAAAACTAAAACAGCTAGAGCTCAAACAGCAGAAAGTTCTGAAAATAATAAAGAAACAGCAGATAAGGGGAATTCAAATAAAGTCTATGATTTACGTCAGGGTAACTCAGACAATTTAAAAAAGCCGGGCATCAAAAACTATTCTCAGCCTAAATATCCTGCTAATTTAAGAAAAAGAGATATTGAAGGAAAAGTAATAGTTTCTTTAAGAATCGACAAAAAAGGGCAGGTCCATGACTTAAAAATCAGTCAGAGCTCAGGTTATGAATCATTTGATCAAGCCGCTTTAAAAGCAGTTTCAAATTGGGAATTTAAAGCTGCAGCTAAAGCTGGTAAAAAAGTTGAAGTAATTGTCAATCTTCCCATTCGTTTTAAGTTAAATTAA
- a CDS encoding MotA/TolQ/ExbB proton channel family protein encodes MITEFIKTAGVVAYPLLLAAFVMIFIIIERSIVFILNYRSINKEKYLKAVLNFDSEKPKKSILANKKGIAAEIYYNLLKRKPKNREEFSLYLDAEEVDKLPELEKHLGFLNFIAQAAPTLGLLGTVSGMITTFQVLGVGGNPEQMALGISEALFTTAAGLIISLPAAAFYHYFYSRLEKLHNQLNNLRLESESLLFKEELKETQKKESDQNEVSA; translated from the coding sequence ATGATTACAGAGTTTATCAAAACAGCAGGGGTGGTTGCCTATCCATTACTTTTAGCAGCCTTTGTAATGATTTTTATTATAATTGAAAGATCTATAGTTTTTATTTTAAATTATCGGAGCATTAATAAAGAAAAATATTTAAAGGCAGTTTTAAATTTTGATTCAGAAAAACCAAAAAAAAGTATTTTAGCCAATAAAAAAGGAATTGCAGCCGAAATTTATTATAATTTATTAAAAAGAAAGCCCAAAAATAGAGAAGAATTCAGTTTATATTTAGATGCTGAAGAAGTAGATAAATTACCTGAATTAGAAAAACACTTAGGATTTTTAAACTTTATTGCTCAGGCTGCCCCCACTCTAGGACTTTTAGGTACAGTAAGTGGCATGATCACTACTTTTCAAGTGCTTGGAGTTGGTGGTAATCCAGAGCAGATGGCTTTAGGTATTTCAGAAGCTTTATTTACTACAGCTGCAGGTTTAATAATTTCTCTACCAGCAGCAGCTTTTTACCATTATTTTTATTCTAGGCTTGAAAAACTGCATAATCAGCTTAATAACTTAAGATTAGAAAGTGAATCACTGCTTTTTAAAGAAGAATTGAAGGAGACTCAAAAGAAGGAGTCTGATCAGAATGAAGTATCAGCCTAA
- a CDS encoding ExbD/TolR family protein — protein MKYQPKKRDSALNLAPMIDIVFLLLIFFLVSSTLQGEESLYKITVPNSNLGQSAAEQRISVFLDKNNKIYFQEKEYKKEQIKQLFAVIPAAKDNKIKIYADQKSNFEAIVFLIEEFKERDYKNISFALREKN, from the coding sequence ATGAAGTATCAGCCTAAAAAAAGAGATTCAGCTCTTAATCTGGCTCCCATGATTGATATTGTTTTTTTGCTTTTAATTTTCTTTTTAGTTTCTTCCACACTACAGGGAGAAGAGTCTCTTTATAAGATTACTGTTCCTAATAGTAATTTAGGTCAAAGTGCAGCTGAACAGAGGATTAGTGTCTTTTTAGATAAAAATAATAAGATATACTTTCAGGAAAAAGAATATAAAAAAGAGCAGATAAAGCAGTTGTTTGCTGTAATTCCAGCTGCTAAAGATAATAAAATTAAAATTTATGCAGACCAGAAAAGTAATTTTGAAGCAATAGTATTTTTAATCGAAGAGTTTAAAGAGAGGGATTATAAAAATATTTCTTTTGCTTTAAGAGAAAAAAATTAA
- a CDS encoding SIMPL domain-containing protein, giving the protein MNRNTGMFLVFLALILLSVLVVNGLYFNSPVVEAPQNQTESVSQQKDNTNDHIATNLSINQEQEYDPDLVEVLIGFESQSKEQSEAVEENNQTVSKLMEILKAADLEKIETQGFRVYPTSKYDKEKEESIRYYVVNNQIKFSSKDLGELPVLLADLLDAGANRIINLNYDLENKEQVLEEVTNLALNSLKEKANFMATNLDKENYRIKEINLGTQNIYRSNSPMKTMLRSETLDQSSEVPLAEQKVNIRVSVSARIELY; this is encoded by the coding sequence ATGAATAGAAATACAGGCATGTTTTTAGTCTTTTTAGCTTTAATTTTATTATCGGTTTTAGTTGTTAATGGTCTATATTTTAACAGTCCAGTTGTGGAAGCTCCTCAAAATCAAACAGAAAGTGTTAGTCAGCAAAAAGATAATACTAATGATCATATCGCTACTAATTTAAGCATTAATCAAGAACAAGAATATGATCCAGATTTAGTTGAAGTACTTATTGGTTTTGAAAGTCAAAGTAAAGAACAGTCTGAAGCTGTAGAGGAAAACAATCAAACTGTTAGTAAGTTAATGGAAATACTTAAAGCGGCTGATTTAGAAAAAATAGAAACTCAAGGTTTTAGGGTTTATCCTACTAGTAAATATGATAAAGAAAAAGAAGAAAGTATTAGATATTATGTAGTTAATAACCAAATAAAATTTAGTTCTAAAGATTTAGGTGAGTTACCAGTTCTTTTAGCTGATTTACTAGATGCAGGAGCTAATAGAATAATTAATCTCAATTATGATTTAGAAAACAAAGAACAAGTCTTAGAAGAAGTTACTAATTTGGCTTTAAATTCTCTTAAAGAAAAGGCAAATTTTATGGCCACAAATTTAGACAAAGAAAATTATAGAATTAAAGAAATTAACTTAGGTACTCAAAATATATATAGAAGTAATTCACCTATGAAAACTATGCTTAGAAGTGAAACCCTTGATCAGAGTTCTGAGGTTCCCTTAGCTGAACAAAAAGTAAATATTAGAGTTTCTGTATCAGCTAGAATTGAATTATATTAA